In Zingiber officinale cultivar Zhangliang chromosome 11B, Zo_v1.1, whole genome shotgun sequence, a single window of DNA contains:
- the LOC122035266 gene encoding bZIP transcription factor TGA10-like isoform X1 — protein sequence MMASDGVSGHAQHQQRQISLDMLHPSPSSSASMRSSFNMKSSKLEMGSYDISELDQALFTYLDGQQDYPASAQEHRRALVCRDFEHFPLSTHACRAVDKGTGTTNSGGEGISLTSSASSGSKNISEQATEFCNIKGDHPVQGKDDKVQVTKKAWNRKGMGGPKTSDPKTLRRLAQNREAARKSRLRKKAYIQQLETSRIKLTQIEHELHRAKAQGVLLGGGGLLRNQGHPTGVSGLISDETMFDMEYTRWLEEHHRLMCELRAAVQEQLQENELQMYVESCISHYDQMVHLKSTVIKSDVFHLISGKWMTPAERCFMWMGGFRPSELIKILSSHIDPLTEQQILAVCGMQQSMQEAEEALSQGLEALNQSLSETINSDAFNCPSDVANYMGHMAIAMNKLTTLEGFVRQADNLRQQALHRLHRILTTRQMARCLLAMAEYFHRLRALSSLWLARPRNDI from the exons ATGATGGCAAGCGACGGTGTCTCCGGCCATGCCCAGCATCAGCAGCGTCAAATCTCCTTAGACATGCTGCATCCTTCGCCGTCTTCCTCCGCTTCGATGCGCTCGAGCTTCAACAT GAAATCAAGCAAATTAGAGATGGGATCTTATGACATAAGCGAGTTGGATCAAGCTTTGTTCACGTATTTGGATGGACAACAAGATTACCCGGCATCAGCTCAAGAACACAGAC GGGCTCTTGTTTGCAGAGATTTTGAACATTTTCCCCTCTCAACCCATGCATGTAGAGCCGTCGACAAAGGTACGGGGACTACCAACTCAGGAGGA GAAGGGATAAGCTTAACCTCTTCTGCAAGTAGTGGTTCTAAAAATATTTCAGAGCAAGCCACAGAGTTTTGCAACATTAAAGGTGATCATCCAGTGCAGGGAAAGGATGACAAAGTACAAGTGACCAAG AAGGCATGGAACAGAAAGGGAATGGGAGGGCCCAAGACATCAGACCCTAAG ACACTGAGAAGGCTTGCTCAGAATAGGGAGGCAGCTAGGAAAAGCAGACTTAGGAAGAAG GCTTATATTCAACAATTAGAGACAAGTAGAATTAAGCTCACTCAGATTGAGCACGAGCTTCATAGGGCAAAAGCACAG GGTGTATTACTTGGAGGTGGAGGTCTTCTTAGGAACCAAGGCCATCCCACAGGTGTTAGTGGACTAATCTCAG atgaaaCCATGTTTGATATGGAATACACGAGGTGGCTTGAAGAGCACCACCGGCTAATGTGTGAGCTCCGAGCGGCGGTGCAAGAGCAGTTGCAGGAGAACGAGCTCCAGATGTATGTGGAGAGCTGCATCTCGCATTACGATCAAATGGTGCATCTCAAGAGCACGGTGATCAAGTCGGACGTCTTCCATCTCATCTCCGGCAAGTGGATGACTCCTGCCGAGCGCTGTTTCATGTGGATGGGAGGCTTCCGCCCCTCCGAACTCATCAAG ATTCTGTCGAGCCACATCGACCCATTGACGGAGCAGCAGATACTGGCAGTGTGTGGCATGCAACAGTCGATGCAGGAGGCAGAGGAAGCATTGAGTCAAGGCCTTGAAGCCCTTAATCAGTCTCTCTCGGAAACCATCAACTCTGACGCATTCAACTGCCCTTCCGACGTGGCCAACTACATGGGTCACATGGCCATCGCCATGAACAAGCTCACCACTTTAGAGGGCTTCGTTCGACAA GCAGACAACTTGAGACAGCAGGCACTTCACCGGCTTCACCGGATCTTGACGACGAGGCAGATGGCACGATGCCTGTTAGCCATGGCTGAATACTTTCATCGCCTTCGCGCACTCAGCTCACTTTGGCTGGCTCGACCGAGGAACGATATTTaa
- the LOC122035266 gene encoding bZIP transcription factor TGA10-like isoform X4: MMASDGVSGHAQHQQRQISLDMLHPSPSSSASMRSSFNMKSSKLEMGSYDISELDQALFTYLDGQQDYPASAQEHRQILNIFPSQPMHVEPSTKEGISLTSSASSGSKNISEQATEFCNIKGDHPVQGKDDKVQVTKAWNRKGMGGPKTSDPKTLRRLAQNREAARKSRLRKKAYIQQLETSRIKLTQIEHELHRAKAQGVLLGGGGLLRNQGHPTGVSGLISDETMFDMEYTRWLEEHHRLMCELRAAVQEQLQENELQMYVESCISHYDQMVHLKSTVIKSDVFHLISGKWMTPAERCFMWMGGFRPSELIKILSSHIDPLTEQQILAVCGMQQSMQEAEEALSQGLEALNQSLSETINSDAFNCPSDVANYMGHMAIAMNKLTTLEGFVRQADNLRQQALHRLHRILTTRQMARCLLAMAEYFHRLRALSSLWLARPRNDI, encoded by the exons ATGATGGCAAGCGACGGTGTCTCCGGCCATGCCCAGCATCAGCAGCGTCAAATCTCCTTAGACATGCTGCATCCTTCGCCGTCTTCCTCCGCTTCGATGCGCTCGAGCTTCAACAT GAAATCAAGCAAATTAGAGATGGGATCTTATGACATAAGCGAGTTGGATCAAGCTTTGTTCACGTATTTGGATGGACAACAAGATTACCCGGCATCAGCTCAAGAACACAGAC AGATTTTGAACATTTTCCCCTCTCAACCCATGCATGTAGAGCCGTCGACAAAG GAAGGGATAAGCTTAACCTCTTCTGCAAGTAGTGGTTCTAAAAATATTTCAGAGCAAGCCACAGAGTTTTGCAACATTAAAGGTGATCATCCAGTGCAGGGAAAGGATGACAAAGTACAAGTGACCAAG GCATGGAACAGAAAGGGAATGGGAGGGCCCAAGACATCAGACCCTAAG ACACTGAGAAGGCTTGCTCAGAATAGGGAGGCAGCTAGGAAAAGCAGACTTAGGAAGAAG GCTTATATTCAACAATTAGAGACAAGTAGAATTAAGCTCACTCAGATTGAGCACGAGCTTCATAGGGCAAAAGCACAG GGTGTATTACTTGGAGGTGGAGGTCTTCTTAGGAACCAAGGCCATCCCACAGGTGTTAGTGGACTAATCTCAG atgaaaCCATGTTTGATATGGAATACACGAGGTGGCTTGAAGAGCACCACCGGCTAATGTGTGAGCTCCGAGCGGCGGTGCAAGAGCAGTTGCAGGAGAACGAGCTCCAGATGTATGTGGAGAGCTGCATCTCGCATTACGATCAAATGGTGCATCTCAAGAGCACGGTGATCAAGTCGGACGTCTTCCATCTCATCTCCGGCAAGTGGATGACTCCTGCCGAGCGCTGTTTCATGTGGATGGGAGGCTTCCGCCCCTCCGAACTCATCAAG ATTCTGTCGAGCCACATCGACCCATTGACGGAGCAGCAGATACTGGCAGTGTGTGGCATGCAACAGTCGATGCAGGAGGCAGAGGAAGCATTGAGTCAAGGCCTTGAAGCCCTTAATCAGTCTCTCTCGGAAACCATCAACTCTGACGCATTCAACTGCCCTTCCGACGTGGCCAACTACATGGGTCACATGGCCATCGCCATGAACAAGCTCACCACTTTAGAGGGCTTCGTTCGACAA GCAGACAACTTGAGACAGCAGGCACTTCACCGGCTTCACCGGATCTTGACGACGAGGCAGATGGCACGATGCCTGTTAGCCATGGCTGAATACTTTCATCGCCTTCGCGCACTCAGCTCACTTTGGCTGGCTCGACCGAGGAACGATATTTaa
- the LOC122035266 gene encoding bZIP transcription factor TGA10-like isoform X2 — MMASDGVSGHAQHQQRQISLDMLHPSPSSSASMRSSFNMKSSKLEMGSYDISELDQALFTYLDGQQDYPASAQEHRRALVCRDFEHFPLSTHACRAVDKGTGTTNSGGEGISLTSSASSGSKNISEQATEFCNIKGDHPVQGKDDKVQVTKAWNRKGMGGPKTSDPKTLRRLAQNREAARKSRLRKKAYIQQLETSRIKLTQIEHELHRAKAQGVLLGGGGLLRNQGHPTGVSGLISDETMFDMEYTRWLEEHHRLMCELRAAVQEQLQENELQMYVESCISHYDQMVHLKSTVIKSDVFHLISGKWMTPAERCFMWMGGFRPSELIKILSSHIDPLTEQQILAVCGMQQSMQEAEEALSQGLEALNQSLSETINSDAFNCPSDVANYMGHMAIAMNKLTTLEGFVRQADNLRQQALHRLHRILTTRQMARCLLAMAEYFHRLRALSSLWLARPRNDI, encoded by the exons ATGATGGCAAGCGACGGTGTCTCCGGCCATGCCCAGCATCAGCAGCGTCAAATCTCCTTAGACATGCTGCATCCTTCGCCGTCTTCCTCCGCTTCGATGCGCTCGAGCTTCAACAT GAAATCAAGCAAATTAGAGATGGGATCTTATGACATAAGCGAGTTGGATCAAGCTTTGTTCACGTATTTGGATGGACAACAAGATTACCCGGCATCAGCTCAAGAACACAGAC GGGCTCTTGTTTGCAGAGATTTTGAACATTTTCCCCTCTCAACCCATGCATGTAGAGCCGTCGACAAAGGTACGGGGACTACCAACTCAGGAGGA GAAGGGATAAGCTTAACCTCTTCTGCAAGTAGTGGTTCTAAAAATATTTCAGAGCAAGCCACAGAGTTTTGCAACATTAAAGGTGATCATCCAGTGCAGGGAAAGGATGACAAAGTACAAGTGACCAAG GCATGGAACAGAAAGGGAATGGGAGGGCCCAAGACATCAGACCCTAAG ACACTGAGAAGGCTTGCTCAGAATAGGGAGGCAGCTAGGAAAAGCAGACTTAGGAAGAAG GCTTATATTCAACAATTAGAGACAAGTAGAATTAAGCTCACTCAGATTGAGCACGAGCTTCATAGGGCAAAAGCACAG GGTGTATTACTTGGAGGTGGAGGTCTTCTTAGGAACCAAGGCCATCCCACAGGTGTTAGTGGACTAATCTCAG atgaaaCCATGTTTGATATGGAATACACGAGGTGGCTTGAAGAGCACCACCGGCTAATGTGTGAGCTCCGAGCGGCGGTGCAAGAGCAGTTGCAGGAGAACGAGCTCCAGATGTATGTGGAGAGCTGCATCTCGCATTACGATCAAATGGTGCATCTCAAGAGCACGGTGATCAAGTCGGACGTCTTCCATCTCATCTCCGGCAAGTGGATGACTCCTGCCGAGCGCTGTTTCATGTGGATGGGAGGCTTCCGCCCCTCCGAACTCATCAAG ATTCTGTCGAGCCACATCGACCCATTGACGGAGCAGCAGATACTGGCAGTGTGTGGCATGCAACAGTCGATGCAGGAGGCAGAGGAAGCATTGAGTCAAGGCCTTGAAGCCCTTAATCAGTCTCTCTCGGAAACCATCAACTCTGACGCATTCAACTGCCCTTCCGACGTGGCCAACTACATGGGTCACATGGCCATCGCCATGAACAAGCTCACCACTTTAGAGGGCTTCGTTCGACAA GCAGACAACTTGAGACAGCAGGCACTTCACCGGCTTCACCGGATCTTGACGACGAGGCAGATGGCACGATGCCTGTTAGCCATGGCTGAATACTTTCATCGCCTTCGCGCACTCAGCTCACTTTGGCTGGCTCGACCGAGGAACGATATTTaa
- the LOC122035266 gene encoding bZIP transcription factor TGA10-like isoform X5, which produces MDNKITRHQLKNTDGLLFAEILNIFPSQPMHVEPSTKEGISLTSSASSGSKNISEQATEFCNIKGDHPVQGKDDKVQVTKKAWNRKGMGGPKTSDPKTLRRLAQNREAARKSRLRKKAYIQQLETSRIKLTQIEHELHRAKAQGVLLGGGGLLRNQGHPTGVSGLISDETMFDMEYTRWLEEHHRLMCELRAAVQEQLQENELQMYVESCISHYDQMVHLKSTVIKSDVFHLISGKWMTPAERCFMWMGGFRPSELIKILSSHIDPLTEQQILAVCGMQQSMQEAEEALSQGLEALNQSLSETINSDAFNCPSDVANYMGHMAIAMNKLTTLEGFVRQADNLRQQALHRLHRILTTRQMARCLLAMAEYFHRLRALSSLWLARPRNDI; this is translated from the exons ATGGACAACAAGATTACCCGGCATCAGCTCAAGAACACAGAC GGGCTCTTGTTTGCAGAGATTTTGAACATTTTCCCCTCTCAACCCATGCATGTAGAGCCGTCGACAAAG GAAGGGATAAGCTTAACCTCTTCTGCAAGTAGTGGTTCTAAAAATATTTCAGAGCAAGCCACAGAGTTTTGCAACATTAAAGGTGATCATCCAGTGCAGGGAAAGGATGACAAAGTACAAGTGACCAAG AAGGCATGGAACAGAAAGGGAATGGGAGGGCCCAAGACATCAGACCCTAAG ACACTGAGAAGGCTTGCTCAGAATAGGGAGGCAGCTAGGAAAAGCAGACTTAGGAAGAAG GCTTATATTCAACAATTAGAGACAAGTAGAATTAAGCTCACTCAGATTGAGCACGAGCTTCATAGGGCAAAAGCACAG GGTGTATTACTTGGAGGTGGAGGTCTTCTTAGGAACCAAGGCCATCCCACAGGTGTTAGTGGACTAATCTCAG atgaaaCCATGTTTGATATGGAATACACGAGGTGGCTTGAAGAGCACCACCGGCTAATGTGTGAGCTCCGAGCGGCGGTGCAAGAGCAGTTGCAGGAGAACGAGCTCCAGATGTATGTGGAGAGCTGCATCTCGCATTACGATCAAATGGTGCATCTCAAGAGCACGGTGATCAAGTCGGACGTCTTCCATCTCATCTCCGGCAAGTGGATGACTCCTGCCGAGCGCTGTTTCATGTGGATGGGAGGCTTCCGCCCCTCCGAACTCATCAAG ATTCTGTCGAGCCACATCGACCCATTGACGGAGCAGCAGATACTGGCAGTGTGTGGCATGCAACAGTCGATGCAGGAGGCAGAGGAAGCATTGAGTCAAGGCCTTGAAGCCCTTAATCAGTCTCTCTCGGAAACCATCAACTCTGACGCATTCAACTGCCCTTCCGACGTGGCCAACTACATGGGTCACATGGCCATCGCCATGAACAAGCTCACCACTTTAGAGGGCTTCGTTCGACAA GCAGACAACTTGAGACAGCAGGCACTTCACCGGCTTCACCGGATCTTGACGACGAGGCAGATGGCACGATGCCTGTTAGCCATGGCTGAATACTTTCATCGCCTTCGCGCACTCAGCTCACTTTGGCTGGCTCGACCGAGGAACGATATTTaa
- the LOC122035266 gene encoding bZIP transcription factor TGA10-like isoform X6 → MGGPKTSDPKTLRRLAQNREAARKSRLRKKAYIQQLETSRIKLTQIEHELHRAKAQGVLLGGGGLLRNQGHPTGVSGLISDETMFDMEYTRWLEEHHRLMCELRAAVQEQLQENELQMYVESCISHYDQMVHLKSTVIKSDVFHLISGKWMTPAERCFMWMGGFRPSELIKILSSHIDPLTEQQILAVCGMQQSMQEAEEALSQGLEALNQSLSETINSDAFNCPSDVANYMGHMAIAMNKLTTLEGFVRQADNLRQQALHRLHRILTTRQMARCLLAMAEYFHRLRALSSLWLARPRNDI, encoded by the exons ATGGGAGGGCCCAAGACATCAGACCCTAAG ACACTGAGAAGGCTTGCTCAGAATAGGGAGGCAGCTAGGAAAAGCAGACTTAGGAAGAAG GCTTATATTCAACAATTAGAGACAAGTAGAATTAAGCTCACTCAGATTGAGCACGAGCTTCATAGGGCAAAAGCACAG GGTGTATTACTTGGAGGTGGAGGTCTTCTTAGGAACCAAGGCCATCCCACAGGTGTTAGTGGACTAATCTCAG atgaaaCCATGTTTGATATGGAATACACGAGGTGGCTTGAAGAGCACCACCGGCTAATGTGTGAGCTCCGAGCGGCGGTGCAAGAGCAGTTGCAGGAGAACGAGCTCCAGATGTATGTGGAGAGCTGCATCTCGCATTACGATCAAATGGTGCATCTCAAGAGCACGGTGATCAAGTCGGACGTCTTCCATCTCATCTCCGGCAAGTGGATGACTCCTGCCGAGCGCTGTTTCATGTGGATGGGAGGCTTCCGCCCCTCCGAACTCATCAAG ATTCTGTCGAGCCACATCGACCCATTGACGGAGCAGCAGATACTGGCAGTGTGTGGCATGCAACAGTCGATGCAGGAGGCAGAGGAAGCATTGAGTCAAGGCCTTGAAGCCCTTAATCAGTCTCTCTCGGAAACCATCAACTCTGACGCATTCAACTGCCCTTCCGACGTGGCCAACTACATGGGTCACATGGCCATCGCCATGAACAAGCTCACCACTTTAGAGGGCTTCGTTCGACAA GCAGACAACTTGAGACAGCAGGCACTTCACCGGCTTCACCGGATCTTGACGACGAGGCAGATGGCACGATGCCTGTTAGCCATGGCTGAATACTTTCATCGCCTTCGCGCACTCAGCTCACTTTGGCTGGCTCGACCGAGGAACGATATTTaa
- the LOC122035266 gene encoding bZIP transcription factor TGA10-like isoform X3: MMASDGVSGHAQHQQRQISLDMLHPSPSSSASMRSSFNMKSSKLEMGSYDISELDQALFTYLDGQQDYPASAQEHRQILNIFPSQPMHVEPSTKEGISLTSSASSGSKNISEQATEFCNIKGDHPVQGKDDKVQVTKKAWNRKGMGGPKTSDPKTLRRLAQNREAARKSRLRKKAYIQQLETSRIKLTQIEHELHRAKAQGVLLGGGGLLRNQGHPTGVSGLISDETMFDMEYTRWLEEHHRLMCELRAAVQEQLQENELQMYVESCISHYDQMVHLKSTVIKSDVFHLISGKWMTPAERCFMWMGGFRPSELIKILSSHIDPLTEQQILAVCGMQQSMQEAEEALSQGLEALNQSLSETINSDAFNCPSDVANYMGHMAIAMNKLTTLEGFVRQADNLRQQALHRLHRILTTRQMARCLLAMAEYFHRLRALSSLWLARPRNDI, translated from the exons ATGATGGCAAGCGACGGTGTCTCCGGCCATGCCCAGCATCAGCAGCGTCAAATCTCCTTAGACATGCTGCATCCTTCGCCGTCTTCCTCCGCTTCGATGCGCTCGAGCTTCAACAT GAAATCAAGCAAATTAGAGATGGGATCTTATGACATAAGCGAGTTGGATCAAGCTTTGTTCACGTATTTGGATGGACAACAAGATTACCCGGCATCAGCTCAAGAACACAGAC AGATTTTGAACATTTTCCCCTCTCAACCCATGCATGTAGAGCCGTCGACAAAG GAAGGGATAAGCTTAACCTCTTCTGCAAGTAGTGGTTCTAAAAATATTTCAGAGCAAGCCACAGAGTTTTGCAACATTAAAGGTGATCATCCAGTGCAGGGAAAGGATGACAAAGTACAAGTGACCAAG AAGGCATGGAACAGAAAGGGAATGGGAGGGCCCAAGACATCAGACCCTAAG ACACTGAGAAGGCTTGCTCAGAATAGGGAGGCAGCTAGGAAAAGCAGACTTAGGAAGAAG GCTTATATTCAACAATTAGAGACAAGTAGAATTAAGCTCACTCAGATTGAGCACGAGCTTCATAGGGCAAAAGCACAG GGTGTATTACTTGGAGGTGGAGGTCTTCTTAGGAACCAAGGCCATCCCACAGGTGTTAGTGGACTAATCTCAG atgaaaCCATGTTTGATATGGAATACACGAGGTGGCTTGAAGAGCACCACCGGCTAATGTGTGAGCTCCGAGCGGCGGTGCAAGAGCAGTTGCAGGAGAACGAGCTCCAGATGTATGTGGAGAGCTGCATCTCGCATTACGATCAAATGGTGCATCTCAAGAGCACGGTGATCAAGTCGGACGTCTTCCATCTCATCTCCGGCAAGTGGATGACTCCTGCCGAGCGCTGTTTCATGTGGATGGGAGGCTTCCGCCCCTCCGAACTCATCAAG ATTCTGTCGAGCCACATCGACCCATTGACGGAGCAGCAGATACTGGCAGTGTGTGGCATGCAACAGTCGATGCAGGAGGCAGAGGAAGCATTGAGTCAAGGCCTTGAAGCCCTTAATCAGTCTCTCTCGGAAACCATCAACTCTGACGCATTCAACTGCCCTTCCGACGTGGCCAACTACATGGGTCACATGGCCATCGCCATGAACAAGCTCACCACTTTAGAGGGCTTCGTTCGACAA GCAGACAACTTGAGACAGCAGGCACTTCACCGGCTTCACCGGATCTTGACGACGAGGCAGATGGCACGATGCCTGTTAGCCATGGCTGAATACTTTCATCGCCTTCGCGCACTCAGCTCACTTTGGCTGGCTCGACCGAGGAACGATATTTaa